In Brevundimonas sp. SGAir0440, one DNA window encodes the following:
- a CDS encoding response regulator, with translation MAKSDRVNLAHTTVLLIDDQPTSLDMLGSIVQGFGCKEQIKCASAQAAVELLARRSVDLILIDCIMPDMDGYDFVRWLRRDAPTPTRYVPVIMILGHASQAKVHQGRDCGASFIVAKPLSPSLLLKRIIWLGGEDRDFVESEYYIGPDRRVHNYGPPPGTDGRRESDLTGDLGEAVEENMDQDEIDMLMKPMKVSL, from the coding sequence ATGGCCAAGAGCGATCGGGTCAATCTGGCGCACACGACGGTCCTTCTGATCGACGACCAGCCCACGTCGCTGGATATGCTGGGTTCCATCGTCCAAGGCTTCGGCTGCAAGGAGCAGATCAAATGCGCCTCGGCCCAGGCCGCCGTCGAATTGCTGGCGCGCCGCTCGGTCGATCTGATCCTGATCGACTGCATCATGCCGGACATGGACGGTTATGACTTCGTGCGCTGGCTGCGGCGCGACGCCCCGACGCCGACCCGCTATGTGCCCGTTATCATGATCCTGGGTCACGCCTCCCAGGCCAAGGTCCACCAAGGCCGCGACTGCGGCGCCAGCTTCATCGTCGCCAAGCCCCTGTCGCCGTCTCTGCTGCTGAAGCGGATCATCTGGCTGGGCGGCGAGGACCGGGATTTCGTCGAGTCCGAATACTACATCGGCCCCGACCGCCGGGTGCACAACTATGGGCCGCCTCCCGGCACCGATGGTCGTCGCGAAAGCGACCTGACCGGTGATCTGGGGGAGGCGGTCGAGGAAAACATGGATCAGGACGAGATCGACATGCTGATGAAGCCGATGAAGGTCAGCCTGTGA
- a CDS encoding chemotaxis protein CheD (catalyzes the conversion of glutamine residues to glutamate on methyl-accepting chemotaxis receptors) gives MSFAALKDTVEKRVHVGQGEHFITSDPNVVLSTILGSCVAMCVRDPLAGVGGMNHFLLPEGSGAGTDAGRRYGAYAMELLINDMLKAGARRDRLEAKLFGGGRMFDSLRDVSRSNADFAEKFLRDEGIPVVGGSLRGDGGRRLHYWPVTGRALQRAVTDVVAPKPVPVMAPVDTGALELF, from the coding sequence ATGAGTTTCGCCGCCCTGAAGGACACGGTCGAAAAGCGCGTTCACGTCGGTCAGGGCGAGCACTTCATCACGTCCGATCCCAATGTCGTGCTCAGCACCATCCTGGGGTCCTGCGTCGCTATGTGCGTGCGCGATCCGCTGGCGGGCGTCGGCGGCATGAACCACTTCCTGCTGCCCGAAGGCTCGGGCGCAGGCACCGACGCGGGGCGTCGCTACGGCGCCTATGCGATGGAGCTTCTGATCAACGACATGCTCAAGGCCGGTGCCCGGCGCGATCGGCTGGAGGCCAAGCTGTTCGGCGGCGGCCGCATGTTCGACAGCCTGCGCGACGTGAGCCGCAGCAACGCCGATTTCGCCGAGAAATTCCTGCGCGACGAAGGCATTCCCGTCGTCGGCGGCAGCCTGCGCGGCGACGGCGGTCGGCGCCTGCACTACTGGCCCGTCACCGGCCGCGCCCTGCAACGCGCCGTCACCGACGTCGTCGCGCCCAAGCCCGTGCCCGTCATGGCCCCGGTCGACACCGGCGCCCTGGAACTGTTCTGA
- a CDS encoding response regulator, with protein MPAAASLHCLVVDDQMTMRSLVRTSLQQLGVREIREAADGEIALREIVSKPAHLIISDYNMPNLDGLGLLRAVRAHPPTSKTAFIMLTGRADRELVQRAVQFGVNNYLVKPFTVVQLKGKLEAVFGPLT; from the coding sequence ATGCCCGCCGCCGCCTCACTTCACTGCCTGGTCGTCGATGATCAGATGACGATGCGCTCGCTGGTTCGCACCAGCCTGCAACAGCTCGGCGTGCGCGAGATCCGCGAGGCCGCCGACGGCGAAATCGCCTTGCGCGAGATCGTGTCCAAGCCCGCGCACCTGATCATCTCCGACTACAATATGCCGAACCTGGACGGCTTGGGCCTGCTGCGCGCTGTGCGCGCCCACCCGCCGACCTCCAAGACCGCCTTCATCATGCTGACGGGCCGCGCCGACCGCGAGTTGGTCCAGCGCGCGGTGCAGTTCGGCGTCAACAACTACCTGGTCAAGCCTTTCACCGTCGTCCAGCTGAAGGGCAAGCTGGAAGCCGTCTTCGGTCCCCTGACATGA
- a CDS encoding chemotaxis response regulator protein-glutamate methylesterase — protein MSPVRVLVVDDSLTMRGLISAALKSDSEIEVVGTAADPIEARAAIKALNPDVITLDVEMPNMNGLEFLEKIMRLRPMPVVMVSTLTAAGTDVTLAALEIGAVDAVAKPAVASVDAFHDLIGKVKTAARSRVRARGDTPAAAEAPRAYHADPNQILAIGSSTGGVEALLTVLSGFPLDCPATVITQHMPATFTASFAARLDRVCAPTVTEAVDGAPLKPGHIYLAPGGATHLEVSGGLTPRCRLIASDPVNGHRPSVDVMFDSVARLKRPMTGVILTGMGRDGAKGLLAMRQAGGRTLGQDEATCVVYGMPKAAHEIGAVERQLPLHRLSTAILELCADPAARSVA, from the coding sequence ATGAGCCCCGTCCGCGTCCTCGTCGTCGACGACAGCCTGACCATGCGCGGGCTGATCTCGGCCGCCCTGAAGTCGGATTCTGAGATAGAGGTCGTCGGCACCGCCGCCGATCCCATCGAGGCCCGCGCCGCGATCAAGGCCCTGAACCCCGACGTCATTACGCTCGACGTCGAAATGCCCAACATGAACGGCTTGGAGTTTCTGGAAAAGATCATGCGGCTGCGGCCCATGCCGGTGGTCATGGTCTCGACCCTGACGGCGGCGGGCACGGACGTGACCCTGGCCGCGCTGGAGATCGGCGCTGTGGACGCGGTGGCCAAACCGGCGGTCGCCAGCGTTGACGCCTTCCACGACCTGATCGGCAAGGTGAAGACCGCCGCCCGTTCGCGCGTCCGCGCCCGCGGCGACACGCCCGCCGCCGCCGAGGCGCCGCGCGCCTATCACGCCGATCCCAATCAGATTCTCGCCATCGGTTCGTCCACCGGCGGGGTCGAGGCCCTGCTGACGGTGCTCAGCGGCTTCCCGCTGGATTGCCCCGCGACCGTCATCACCCAACATATGCCGGCGACCTTCACCGCCAGCTTCGCCGCCCGCCTGGACCGCGTCTGCGCCCCGACCGTGACCGAGGCGGTGGACGGCGCGCCGCTGAAGCCAGGCCACATCTACTTGGCCCCCGGAGGCGCAACCCATCTTGAGGTCTCGGGCGGCCTGACGCCCCGTTGCCGCCTGATCGCCAGCGATCCCGTCAACGGCCACCGTCCGTCGGTGGATGTGATGTTCGACTCCGTCGCCCGGTTGAAACGTCCGATGACCGGCGTCATCCTGACCGGCATGGGCCGCGACGGCGCCAAGGGCCTGCTGGCCATGCGCCAGGCCGGCGGCCGCACCCTGGGTCAGGACGAGGCGACCTGCGTCGTCTACGGCATGCCGAAGGCCGCCCATGAAATCGGCGCCGTGGAGCGGCAGTTGCCGCTGCACCGCCTGTCCACCGCCATTCTCGAACTGTGCGCCGATCCGGCTGCGCGGTCTGTCGCCTAA
- a CDS encoding protein-glutamate O-methyltransferase CheR, producing MTAAAGRGSIVEGEFVFTAEDFRHIAQMLHAHAGIALNEGKAALVYSRLAKRLRTLGLTSFRDYCALVEGVDGVDERQKMTAALTTNVTRFYREPHHFDDLRDRVMPELAARARAGGRVRLWSAACSNGQEPYSMALTVLQALPEAAELDVRILATDIDPNMVAQGHDGVYSEEALEPAPVTLWRKYFDRADRGQWVAGAQLKRLVSFKELNLIGDWPMKGKFDVIFCRNVVIYFDDATQERVWKRFTPLMNPGATLYIGHSERVSGPATSQLQTAGLTTYRLGGA from the coding sequence ATGACCGCCGCCGCCGGCCGGGGATCCATCGTCGAGGGCGAGTTCGTCTTCACCGCCGAGGATTTCCGCCACATCGCCCAGATGCTGCACGCCCATGCGGGCATCGCCCTGAACGAGGGCAAGGCCGCGCTCGTGTATTCGCGCCTGGCCAAGCGCCTGCGCACCCTGGGTCTGACCAGCTTCCGCGACTACTGCGCCCTGGTCGAGGGCGTGGACGGCGTGGACGAGCGTCAGAAGATGACGGCGGCCCTGACCACTAACGTTACCCGCTTCTATCGCGAACCGCACCATTTCGACGACCTGCGTGACCGGGTCATGCCCGAACTGGCGGCGCGCGCCCGCGCCGGCGGCCGGGTCCGTCTGTGGTCGGCGGCCTGCTCGAACGGGCAGGAGCCCTATTCGATGGCCCTGACCGTGCTGCAGGCCCTGCCCGAGGCGGCCGAGCTGGATGTGCGCATCCTGGCCACCGACATCGATCCCAACATGGTCGCCCAAGGCCATGACGGCGTCTATTCCGAAGAGGCGCTGGAGCCCGCGCCCGTCACCCTGTGGCGCAAATATTTCGACCGCGCCGATCGCGGCCAGTGGGTCGCCGGCGCCCAGCTGAAACGCCTGGTCAGCTTCAAGGAGCTGAACCTGATCGGCGACTGGCCCATGAAGGGCAAGTTCGACGTCATCTTCTGCCGCAACGTCGTCATCTACTTCGACGACGCGACCCAGGAACGGGTGTGGAAGCGGTTCACCCCGCTGATGAACCCCGGCGCAACCCTCTACATCGGTCACTCCGAACGCGTCTCCGGCCCGGCGACCAGCCAGCTTCAGACCGCCGGCCTGACCACCTATCGCCTGGGTGGCGCATGA
- a CDS encoding chemotaxis protein CheW, with amino-acid sequence MTEAKDLQRELIAFRIGSQEFCVDIMSVREIRGWTPATPLPRSPGYMKGVINLRGTVLPIIDLGARFGLTTSEPTARHVIMVAHIGGRMVGLLVDAVSDILQMSEASVQPTPDVASDQVKTFVKGIFSIDGRMISLIELDYILPQVEAEAA; translated from the coding sequence ATGACCGAAGCCAAAGATCTCCAGCGTGAACTGATCGCCTTCCGCATCGGCAGTCAGGAATTCTGCGTCGACATCATGTCGGTGCGCGAAATCCGCGGCTGGACGCCGGCGACGCCTCTGCCCCGTTCGCCGGGATACATGAAGGGCGTCATCAACCTGCGCGGCACGGTCCTGCCGATCATCGACCTGGGCGCGCGCTTCGGCCTGACGACCTCGGAACCGACGGCGCGCCACGTCATCATGGTGGCCCACATCGGCGGCCGCATGGTCGGACTGCTGGTCGACGCCGTGTCCGACATCCTGCAGATGAGCGAGGCCTCGGTCCAGCCGACGCCCGACGTCGCCAGCGATCAGGTGAAGACCTTCGTGAAAGGCATCTTCTCGATCGACGGCCGCATGATCAGCCTGATCGAACTGGATTACATCCTGCCGCAAGTCGAGGCCGAAGCCGCATGA
- a CDS encoding chemotaxis protein CheA, translating to MDAFEAIKATFFQECDELLADLEAKLMLLEQGQTDLETINAVFRAVHSVKGGAGAFGLEALVRFAHVFETLMDELRAGRKPCDAITIKTLLRASDVLADHIQAAQGLIPPVDEARSAALVAEMQVLTHGGEAPVEVEEDEDDFGFTPMAFDMALDEPAPLPIADLGADAPSVGWRIVFKPMGRMYVNANETSLLLRELGRLGPVTVVVDDSETPTLDALSIEDGCLTWTVDLAAAVDEAAVREVFDFVESDCDLTITPLGAGGDELAAFEDEPAAVLPASDDLDIAALLAKASGAAAEPAAEVVPFAPLEPEPAPAPIAAAPIVEPVAAPVAAPVAATLAPASAPVAPAPVTIRVDLDRVDRLINVVGELVIQQAMLSQRVLESGLARSSGIALGLEDLELLTREIQDSVMAIRAQPVKSVFQRMPRLVREVADMVSKQVRLVTAGEDTEVDKTVVERLAEPITHMLRNAIDHGLETPEERVAAGKPAEGTVRLAALHRSGRIVIEISDDGRGINRERVKKIAVDKGLIAADAPLTDEQIDNLIFAPGFSTAAVVSDISGRGVGMDVVKRSIQALGGRISISSVPGKGSTFTLSLPLTLAVLDGMVVAAAEQTLIAPLPAIVESLTPQAVDLHFVGGVDPVIRFRDRFLPLIDVALIMGFREQPMNPTEGVAVVVETEGGQQAALLFDAIQGQRQVVIKSLETNYQQVEGVAAATILGDGRVALILDVDVLVTDMRRKSVRPDFKLAS from the coding sequence ATGGACGCCTTCGAAGCCATCAAAGCCACCTTCTTCCAGGAGTGCGACGAACTGCTCGCGGACCTGGAAGCCAAGCTGATGCTGCTTGAACAGGGTCAGACCGACCTGGAGACGATCAACGCCGTCTTCCGCGCCGTCCATTCGGTCAAGGGCGGGGCAGGGGCCTTCGGCCTGGAGGCCCTGGTTCGGTTCGCCCACGTCTTCGAGACCCTGATGGACGAACTGCGCGCGGGCCGTAAGCCGTGCGACGCAATCACCATCAAGACTCTGCTGCGCGCCTCCGACGTGCTGGCCGACCACATCCAGGCCGCGCAAGGGTTGATCCCGCCGGTGGACGAGGCGCGGTCCGCCGCCCTGGTCGCCGAAATGCAGGTCCTGACCCACGGCGGCGAGGCGCCGGTCGAGGTCGAGGAAGACGAGGACGATTTCGGCTTCACCCCCATGGCCTTCGACATGGCGCTGGACGAGCCTGCGCCCCTGCCTATCGCCGACCTAGGCGCCGACGCGCCGTCGGTCGGCTGGCGCATCGTGTTCAAGCCGATGGGCCGGATGTACGTCAACGCCAACGAGACCAGCCTGTTGCTGCGCGAACTGGGTCGCCTCGGCCCGGTCACGGTCGTCGTGGACGACAGCGAGACGCCGACGCTGGACGCGCTGTCGATCGAGGACGGCTGCCTGACCTGGACGGTCGATCTGGCCGCCGCCGTCGATGAGGCGGCCGTGCGCGAGGTCTTCGACTTCGTCGAAAGCGACTGCGATCTGACCATCACGCCCTTGGGCGCCGGCGGTGATGAACTCGCTGCGTTCGAAGACGAACCGGCCGCCGTCCTGCCCGCCAGCGACGACCTGGATATCGCCGCTCTTCTGGCCAAGGCTTCCGGCGCCGCCGCCGAGCCGGCGGCCGAGGTCGTGCCCTTCGCTCCCCTGGAGCCCGAGCCCGCGCCCGCCCCGATCGCCGCTGCGCCCATTGTTGAGCCGGTGGCCGCCCCTGTCGCCGCACCCGTGGCGGCGACGCTCGCGCCGGCTTCTGCTCCTGTCGCGCCCGCGCCGGTGACGATCCGCGTCGATCTGGATCGCGTGGATCGCCTGATCAACGTCGTCGGCGAACTGGTCATCCAGCAGGCCATGCTGTCGCAACGCGTGCTGGAAAGCGGCCTGGCCCGCTCGTCGGGCATCGCGCTCGGTCTCGAAGATTTGGAACTGCTGACCCGCGAGATCCAAGACAGCGTCATGGCCATCCGCGCCCAGCCGGTGAAGTCGGTGTTCCAGCGCATGCCGCGCCTGGTCCGCGAAGTCGCCGACATGGTCTCCAAACAGGTCCGTCTGGTCACGGCCGGCGAGGACACCGAGGTCGACAAGACCGTGGTCGAACGCCTGGCCGAGCCCATCACCCACATGCTGCGCAACGCCATCGACCACGGGCTGGAAACGCCCGAGGAGCGCGTCGCCGCCGGCAAGCCGGCCGAGGGCACGGTGCGTCTCGCGGCCCTGCACCGCTCGGGTCGGATCGTCATCGAAATCTCCGACGACGGCCGCGGCATCAACCGCGAACGGGTCAAGAAGATCGCCGTCGACAAGGGTCTGATCGCCGCCGACGCGCCCCTGACCGACGAACAGATCGACAATCTGATCTTCGCGCCGGGCTTCTCCACCGCCGCCGTCGTGTCCGACATCTCGGGCCGGGGCGTGGGCATGGACGTGGTCAAACGCTCGATCCAGGCGCTGGGCGGCCGCATCTCCATCAGCTCTGTGCCCGGCAAGGGCTCGACCTTCACCCTCAGCCTGCCGCTGACGTTGGCGGTGCTGGACGGCATGGTCGTCGCCGCCGCCGAACAGACGCTGATCGCGCCGCTGCCGGCCATCGTCGAGAGCCTGACCCCGCAAGCCGTCGACCTGCATTTCGTCGGCGGGGTGGATCCCGTCATCCGCTTCCGTGACCGCTTCCTGCCGCTGATCGACGTGGCCCTGATCATGGGCTTCCGCGAACAGCCGATGAACCCGACCGAAGGCGTCGCCGTGGTCGTCGAAACCGAAGGCGGCCAGCAGGCGGCCCTGCTGTTCGACGCCATCCAGGGCCAGCGCCAGGTGGTTATCAAGAGCCTGGAAACCAACTACCAGCAGGTCGAGGGCGTCGCCGCCGCCACCATCCTGGGCGACGGGCGCGTCGCCCTGATCCTGGATGTCGATGTGCTGGTCACCGACATGCGCCGCAAATCCGTCCGTCCCGACTTCAAGCTCGCGAGCTGA
- a CDS encoding response regulator yields the protein MTKTVLTIDDSRTMRDMLLMALEDAGYTVIQAVDGVDGLETLASKGADVIITDINMPRMDGFGVIEGVRADPNHRTTPVLVLTTESDVEKKARARAAGATGWIVKPFDPAKLVDAVRRVAA from the coding sequence ATGACCAAGACCGTTCTGACGATCGACGATTCACGCACCATGCGCGACATGCTGCTGATGGCGCTGGAAGACGCGGGCTATACCGTGATCCAGGCGGTGGACGGCGTGGACGGTCTGGAGACCCTGGCGTCCAAGGGCGCCGACGTCATCATCACCGACATCAACATGCCGCGCATGGACGGCTTCGGCGTCATCGAGGGCGTGCGCGCCGATCCGAACCACCGCACGACCCCGGTGCTGGTGCTGACGACCGAAAGCGACGTCGAGAAGAAGGCGCGCGCCCGCGCCGCCGGCGCCACCGGCTGGATCGTCAAGCCGTTCGACCCCGCAAAGCTGGTGGACGCCGTCCGCCGCGTCGCCGCCTGA
- a CDS encoding STAS domain-containing protein, whose amino-acid sequence MTETLILSDVLDLNAAEPLKAEMLALRGHPVVLDASAVQRLGGLCLQILLSARKTWAADGVNLSLGSVSQYWTEQWAAYGAPDFNTEGALA is encoded by the coding sequence ATGACCGAAACCCTGATCCTGTCCGACGTGCTGGACCTGAACGCGGCCGAGCCTCTGAAAGCCGAGATGCTGGCCCTGCGCGGTCATCCGGTGGTCCTGGACGCCTCTGCGGTCCAGCGCCTGGGCGGCCTGTGCCTGCAGATCCTGCTGTCGGCGCGAAAGACGTGGGCGGCCGACGGCGTCAACCTAAGTTTAGGGTCTGTGTCCCAATATTGGACGGAACAATGGGCGGCCTATGGCGCGCCGGACTTCAACACCGAGGGGGCGTTGGCATGA
- a CDS encoding methyl-accepting chemotaxis protein: MPVGRKLFAAFGLVLAAIAVMGVVVVTSLLQLEKAGEVRTVENQVNRTTATAEFYMARQENAFRGYLLSQDPYYIERVDAHRAKFLAAMDELRGELPADRAALVDKAVEGNATWYKNVVVAGSAMVRDGRAAQAVQMVGRNGTADNYVAPIEDTIDQIKSANDVARKASTDAQEAASRTALIATIVGLISALVIAVIAGFVATRSIVRPIFTMIGYMQKLMAGDTDIKVASAERKDEFGKMGQAIVAFRDAAIEKVRVEKDALSQRSMSEQERAEREAEKAREAAEDARAIAALGQGLSAMSNGDLTHRIDIEFSAKSAQLKTDFNAAISQLQQAVSVVVNNVSGIRSGAGEISQAADDLSRRTEQQAASLEETAAALDEITATVNKTASGARQASDVVQAARGDAEKSGVIVRDAVQAMTAIESSSTQINQIIGVIDEIAFQTNLLALNAGVEAARAGEAGRGFAVVASEVRALAQRSAEAAKEIKTLISASTGQVGSGVKLVGETGEALQRIVDRVAEIDSLVTEIAASAQEQAVGLAQVNTAVNQMDQVTQQNAAMVEQSTAASHSLAQEAESLQASVAQFRVGASSPRAAAPSPVRTPAPVAKPAARSSHMVAALKTIGRGGAAPKPQAAAVEDGWEEF; encoded by the coding sequence ATGCCCGTTGGCCGCAAGCTGTTCGCGGCCTTTGGTCTCGTTTTGGCGGCGATCGCCGTCATGGGCGTCGTCGTCGTCACCAGCCTGCTCCAGCTGGAGAAGGCCGGCGAAGTGCGCACGGTGGAAAACCAGGTCAATCGCACCACGGCGACGGCCGAGTTCTACATGGCGCGCCAGGAGAACGCCTTCCGTGGCTACCTCCTGTCTCAGGACCCCTACTACATTGAACGCGTCGATGCGCACCGCGCCAAGTTCCTGGCGGCCATGGACGAGTTGCGCGGCGAACTGCCCGCCGATCGCGCCGCCCTGGTCGACAAGGCCGTGGAAGGCAATGCGACCTGGTACAAGAATGTCGTGGTAGCCGGTTCTGCGATGGTCCGAGACGGTCGCGCGGCCCAGGCCGTTCAGATGGTCGGGCGCAACGGAACGGCCGACAACTACGTCGCGCCGATCGAAGACACGATCGACCAGATCAAGAGCGCCAACGATGTGGCGCGCAAGGCCTCGACCGACGCCCAGGAAGCCGCCAGCCGCACCGCGCTGATCGCCACGATCGTGGGCCTGATCTCGGCCTTGGTGATCGCCGTCATCGCCGGTTTCGTCGCGACGCGCTCCATCGTGCGCCCGATCTTCACGATGATCGGCTATATGCAAAAGCTGATGGCCGGTGACACCGACATCAAGGTCGCCAGCGCCGAGCGCAAGGATGAGTTCGGCAAGATGGGCCAGGCTATCGTGGCCTTCCGCGACGCCGCGATCGAGAAGGTTCGCGTCGAAAAAGATGCGCTGTCGCAGCGTTCTATGTCCGAGCAGGAACGCGCCGAACGCGAGGCCGAAAAGGCGCGCGAAGCCGCCGAAGACGCCCGCGCCATCGCAGCCTTGGGTCAAGGTTTGTCGGCCATGTCGAACGGCGATCTCACTCACCGCATCGACATCGAATTCAGCGCCAAGTCCGCTCAGCTGAAAACCGATTTCAACGCTGCGATCTCCCAGCTGCAGCAGGCCGTCTCGGTCGTGGTCAACAATGTCTCGGGCATTCGCTCGGGCGCCGGCGAAATCTCGCAGGCCGCCGACGACCTGTCGCGCCGCACCGAACAGCAGGCCGCCTCGCTGGAGGAAACGGCCGCCGCCCTGGATGAAATCACCGCCACCGTGAACAAGACCGCCTCGGGCGCCCGCCAGGCTTCGGACGTCGTCCAGGCCGCGCGCGGCGACGCCGAGAAGAGCGGCGTGATCGTTCGCGACGCCGTCCAGGCCATGACCGCCATCGAAAGCTCGTCCACTCAGATCAATCAGATCATCGGCGTCATCGATGAGATCGCCTTCCAGACCAACCTGCTGGCCCTGAACGCCGGCGTCGAGGCCGCGCGTGCCGGCGAGGCCGGTCGCGGGTTTGCGGTGGTCGCCTCCGAAGTGCGCGCGCTGGCCCAGCGTTCGGCCGAGGCCGCCAAGGAGATCAAGACCCTGATCTCGGCCTCGACGGGTCAGGTCGGCTCGGGCGTCAAACTGGTCGGCGAGACCGGCGAGGCCCTGCAACGCATCGTGGACCGGGTCGCCGAAATCGACAGCCTGGTCACCGAAATCGCGGCCTCGGCCCAAGAACAGGCCGTCGGTCTGGCCCAGGTCAACACCGCCGTGAACCAGATGGACCAGGTGACCCAGCAGAACGCGGCCATGGTCGAGCAGTCCACCGCCGCCAGCCATTCGTTGGCCCAGGAGGCGGAGAGCCTGCAAGCCTCTGTCGCCCAGTTCCGTGTCGGCGCTTCGTCGCCGCGCGCCGCTGCGCCTTCGCCGGTTCGCACGCCTGCGCCCGTCGCCAAGCCCGCTGCTCGCTCCAGCCACATGGTCGCCGCGCTGAAGACCATCGGCCGTGGCGGCGCCGCGCCCAAGCCTCAAGCCGCCGCCGTCGAAGACGGCTGGGAGGAGTTCTGA
- a CDS encoding TorF family putative porin, giving the protein MFRSSAFFVVAAVGLATPITSQAQSFGLDVGVASQYVGKGLGKSNQDVAPFAKAEAGFGEGYASVFVSDAAGSQGYDLEIVSMVGWRPKAGGFTFDLGIMNRDLPGSRAGVDKNYWEYQADASRKLGPVATRLRVNYSPDGFAATKEAWWLELQGTVAVAAKTKISAAVANRMADGGVDYNAWNVGAKQKLTDALAVDLRWYDTDRHSAGEPYEGRLVAAATYSF; this is encoded by the coding sequence ATGTTTCGTTCGTCAGCCTTCTTTGTTGTCGCGGCAGTAGGCCTCGCAACACCGATCACGTCCCAGGCCCAATCGTTCGGCCTCGATGTCGGTGTCGCCAGCCAGTATGTCGGCAAAGGGCTGGGCAAGAGCAATCAGGACGTTGCGCCTTTCGCCAAGGCCGAAGCCGGCTTCGGCGAAGGCTACGCCAGCGTCTTCGTCTCTGACGCCGCCGGATCTCAAGGCTACGACCTGGAAATCGTCAGCATGGTCGGTTGGCGGCCCAAGGCGGGCGGCTTCACCTTCGATCTGGGGATCATGAACCGCGACCTGCCAGGGTCGCGCGCCGGCGTCGACAAAAACTACTGGGAATATCAGGCGGACGCTTCACGCAAGCTGGGCCCCGTGGCGACGCGCCTGCGCGTCAACTATTCGCCCGACGGCTTTGCGGCGACGAAAGAGGCCTGGTGGCTGGAGCTGCAAGGCACGGTCGCCGTCGCCGCCAAGACAAAGATTTCGGCTGCCGTCGCCAACCGCATGGCGGACGGCGGCGTCGACTACAACGCCTGGAATGTCGGCGCCAAACAGAAGCTGACCGACGCCTTGGCCGTCGATCTGCGCTGGTACGACACCGACCGCCACAGCGCAGGCGAACCCTATGAGGGTCGCCTCGTCGCCGCCGCCACCTATTCGTTCTGA